One Ostrea edulis chromosome 2, xbOstEdul1.1, whole genome shotgun sequence genomic region harbors:
- the LOC125680088 gene encoding loricrin-like, whose product MNRQAYIYLFLSTCNMIYGLEINRRLYLDEDRNENGFLGNQFSGSEIGGSSAPAAGAGFPSNNGGPFSSIGNSVNSNGGERNSGKNGGFGSGPFSSNGNGGGGFSGNNAGSGGFSGGSGPFNSNGNGGGGFSGNNAGSGVFSGGSGPFNSNGNGGSGPFNSNGNGGGGFSGKNAGSGGFSGSSGPFNSNGNGGGGFSGNNAGSGGFSGGSGPFNSNGNGGGGFSGNNAGSGGFSGGSGPFNSNGNGGGGFSGNNAESGGFSGGSGPFNSNAGSGGFSGGSGPFNSNGNGGGGFSGNNAESGGFSGGSGPFNSNAGNGGFSGSSGPFNSNGNGGGGFSGNNAGSGGFSGGSGPFNSNGNGGGGFSGNNAGSGGFSGGSGPFNSNAGSGGSSGSSGPFNSNGNGGGGFSDHSSFSTAGNNGGNSKGSGPFNTAGNGGGSGPFSSSGGKMASPFSVAANSGSKETPFKIANAGQALGNPLDTSSVSQSSAGPGGLTGSAFANNIDSDGGPGGLTGGSFYAGTDSSGPGGFTGGRFQTDNSQGAVYSNTGTGFVDKQSSRFDTAKYEQMLSQLYNPNNFDSQLLEKPFNGQKYSSNSKTNSVTSSGSYSSSGVNFMSGQAGHSSAGSLSGGKQTNEPGPFNTKPFKEVQSPFSAHSENQYKGTNFQVDAASSLGGHNFAAVGYSGGTYNVDSSSFGSSSYNAGNAASYVSGSGSSDGSATGYETPFDKHVDSYNELISNPFNSNIKSDPGSYSTGSSGALFESGSNYGGVGGGNPGGNPFRQGGNKAGMSMAFNNKLYNG is encoded by the exons ATGAACCGGCAGGCCTACATTTACCTATTCCTAAGTACATGCAATATGATCTATGGgcttgaaatcaacagaagacTCTATCTGGACGaagacagaaatgaaaatggtTTCCTTGGCAACCAGTTCAGCGGTTCTGAGATAGGTGGCAGCAGTGCTCCTGCAGCTGGTGCCGGATTTCCAAGCAATAATGGAGGACCATTCAGCTCTATCGGGAATTCGGTAAATTCAAACGGAGGTGAAAGAAACAGTGGCAAAAACGGCGGTTTTGGCTCTGGTCCGTTTAGTTCTAATGGAAATGGGGGCGGgggattttcaggcaataacGCTGGAAGTGGAGGGTTTTCTGGAGGTTCCGGTCCCTTTAATTCAAATGGAAATGGGGGCGGGGGATTTTCAGGCAACAACGCTGGAAGTGGGGTGTTTTCCGGAGGTTCCGGTCCCTTCAATTCAAATGGaaatgggg GTTCCGGTCCCTTCAATTCAAATGGAAATGGGGGCGGGGGATTTTCAGGTAAAAACGCTGGAAGTGGGGGTTTTTCTGGAAGTTCCGGTCCCTTCAATTCAAATGGAAATGGGGGCGGgggattttcaggcaataacGCTGGAAGTGGAGGGTTTTCCGGAGGTTCCGGTCCCTTCAATTCAAATGGAAATGGGGGCGGgggattttcaggcaataacGCTGGAAGTGGAGGGTTTTCCGGAGGTTCCGGTCCCTTCAATTCAAATGGAAATGGGGGCGGgggattttcaggcaataacGCTGAAAGTGGGGGGTTTTCCGGAGGTTCCGGTCCCTTTAATTCAAACGCTGGAAGTGGAGGGTTTTCCGGAGGTTCCGGTCCCTTCAATTCAAATGGaaatgggggtgggggattttcaggcaataacGCTGAAAGTGGGGGGTTTTCCGGAGGTTCCGGTCCCTTTAATTCAAACGCTGGAAATGGAGGGTTTTCTGGAAGTTCCGGTCCCTTCAATTCAAATGGAAATGGGGGCGGgggattttcaggcaataacGCTGGAAGTGGGGGGTTTTCCGGAGGTTCCGGTCCCTTCAATTCAAATGGaaatgggggtgggggattttcaggcaataacGCTGGAAGTGGAGGGTTTTCCGGAGGTTCCGGTCCCTTCAATTCAAACGCTGGAAGTGGAGGATCTTCTGGAAGTTCCGGTCCCTTCAATTCAAATGGaaatgggggtgggggattTTCTGACCACAGCTCATTTAGCACTGCTGGTAATAATGGAGGAAATAGTAAGGGGTCCGGACCCTTCAACACAGCTGGAAATGGGGGTGGATCTGGTCCTTTCAGTTCCAGTGGAGGCAAAATGGCAAGTCCGTTTAGCGTTGCTGCCAACTCAGGATCCAAGGAAACGCCGTTTAAAATTGCTAACGCTGGACAAG CCCTCGGAAACCCTCTGGATACCAGTTCCGTATCACAGTCCTCTGCGGGACCGGGAGGCCTCACGGGGTCAGCGTTTGCTAACAACATTGACTCTGACGGTGGCCCTGGGGGGTTAACAGGAGGCTCATTCTATGCTGGAACCGATTCCTCTGGACCAGGAGGCTTTACAG GTGGGCGTTTCCAGACAGACAATTCTCAAGGGGCGGTATATTCGAATACTGGTACAGGCTTTGTAGAT AAACAGTCGTCACGATTTGACACCGCCAAATATGAACAAATGTTATCTCAGCTATACAATCCGAACAATTTCGACTCTCAGCTCTTGGAGAAACCGTTTAATGGACAGAAGTACAGCAGTAATTCTAAAACAAACAGTGTTACATCCTCTGGGTCTTATTCAAGCTCTGGCGTAAACTTTATGAGTGGTCAAGCTGGACATAGCTCAGCGg GTTCCTTGTCTGGTGGTAAACAGACCAACGAACCGGGTCCATTCAACACCAAACCGTTTAAAGAGGTCCAGAGCCCGTTCAGTGCGCACTCGGAAAATCAGTACAAAGGCACCAACTTTCAAGTGGATGCTGCTTCTTCTTTGGGTGGACATAATTTTGCGGCGGTAGGATATTCAG GCGGTACCTATAATGTCGATTCCAGTAGCTTTGGTTCCTCCTCGTACAACGCCGGAAATGCGGCGAGCTACGTAAGCGGTAGCGGTAGCAGCGACGGAAGTGCTACAGGATACGAGACTCCATTTGATAAACACGTGGATAGTTATAACGAGCTCATATCCAATCCTTTCAATTCCAAT ATAAAGTCAGACCCGGGTAGTTATAGTACCGGTTCCAGTGGAGCGCTCTTCGAGTCCGGCAGTAACTATGGCGGGGTGGGTGGAGGAAACCCGGGAGGAAATCCATTCCGCCAAGGAGGAAACAAAGCCGGAATGTCTATGGCATTTAATAACAAATTATACAATG GGTGA